The following are encoded in a window of Limibacter armeniacum genomic DNA:
- a CDS encoding KdsC family phosphatase yields MTISEKAKKIKAVVFDIDGVMTDGRIIYEHDAKSIGEGQPREIKNFNVKDGFIAVQMAKMGYIVGAITGRDSAVVRHRSEELKLTFHYHGSKRKTEHYDKIKADYQLKDEEIAYIGDDIPDLGVLTKCGLSVCPADAREYIKQHVDYVTTAKGGKGVLREVGDLILEVQGKLDELIKQYIEE; encoded by the coding sequence ATGACTATATCAGAAAAAGCTAAGAAAATCAAAGCAGTTGTATTTGATATTGATGGTGTAATGACTGACGGCAGAATCATCTATGAGCATGATGCCAAAAGTATTGGAGAAGGACAACCAAGAGAAATAAAGAACTTTAATGTCAAGGATGGCTTTATTGCCGTTCAAATGGCTAAAATGGGCTATATCGTAGGTGCTATTACAGGGAGGGACTCAGCGGTAGTTCGTCACCGAAGCGAAGAACTTAAACTAACTTTTCACTATCATGGCTCCAAGCGTAAAACGGAACACTACGATAAAATAAAAGCAGATTACCAACTGAAAGACGAAGAAATCGCTTACATAGGCGATGACATTCCAGATCTTGGTGTACTGACAAAATGTGGACTGAGTGTTTGTCCTGCGGATGCTCGTGAATACATCAAGCAGCATGTTGATTACGTCACAACAGCCAAAGGAGGTAAAGGGGTGTTAAGAGAAGTTGGTGACCTCATTCTGGAAGTGCAAGGCAAACTGGATGAACTTATCAAACAGTATATAGAAGAATAA
- a CDS encoding SDR family oxidoreductase, producing MQKVLITGANGLLGQNLTRLLVEDGKYEVIATGRGTDRLCEDGYTYYELDITDNEAVSHLIGEIKPDFVVHTAAMTQVDDCEREPEKANLINIAGTFHIIDACRLVDAFLLYISTDFVFNGETGLLTEEENVSPVNYYGQTKLAAEKLVQESKLKWAIARTVLVYGQVKDMSRSNIILWVKKNLEAGKPIKVVDDQWRTPTLALDLAKGCELILDKKAEGIFHISGKDYLRPYDIAIRTAEYFGLDKSLISPTNASQFVEVGKRPLKTGFNIRKAQTQLGYEPHSFEEGIRIMQEGF from the coding sequence ATGCAAAAAGTACTGATTACTGGAGCTAATGGCTTGCTTGGGCAAAACCTTACCCGACTTCTTGTCGAGGATGGTAAGTATGAAGTGATTGCTACAGGCCGTGGGACAGACAGGCTCTGTGAAGATGGCTACACATATTATGAATTGGATATAACAGATAATGAAGCTGTATCCCATTTAATAGGTGAAATCAAGCCCGATTTTGTAGTTCATACAGCCGCAATGACACAAGTAGATGACTGTGAGCGTGAACCTGAGAAAGCCAACCTGATAAACATCGCAGGAACTTTTCATATCATAGATGCATGTCGTCTAGTAGATGCCTTCTTGCTGTATATTTCTACAGACTTTGTTTTCAATGGTGAAACCGGTCTACTGACTGAGGAAGAGAACGTATCACCTGTCAACTACTATGGGCAAACAAAACTTGCCGCTGAAAAACTTGTACAGGAAAGTAAACTCAAATGGGCTATTGCCCGAACTGTCTTGGTCTATGGTCAAGTCAAAGACATGAGCCGCTCCAACATTATACTTTGGGTAAAGAAAAACCTTGAAGCAGGCAAACCGATCAAAGTGGTCGATGATCAATGGAGAACTCCTACACTTGCTTTAGACCTTGCAAAAGGCTGTGAGCTAATCTTGGACAAAAAAGCTGAAGGCATCTTCCACATATCTGGGAAAGACTATCTCCGACCTTATGATATTGCGATCCGAACTGCTGAGTATTTCGGACTTGACAAATCCCTGATTTCTCCCACAAATGCAAGTCAGTTTGTAGAAGTTGGCAAACGACCTCTGAAAACTGGCTTTAACATCCGCAAAGCTCAAACACAGCTAGGGTACGAGCCACACTCATTCGAAGAAGGTATTCGTATTATGCAAGAAGGGTTTTAA
- a CDS encoding cupin domain-containing protein, with the protein MQYDANYWVDKLALKSHPEGGFYKEIYRSKLILDHYVLPKRFRGDRSAATAIYYLLRGGEFSAFHRIGADEGWHFYAGTTSMEVIEIKSNGLLKKHRLGQQVEEGESFFAVVEGGSWFAARPVSESPDVYALVGCTVAPGFHFDDFELAISEDLERTYPQHKELIKELCRR; encoded by the coding sequence ATGCAATATGATGCCAATTATTGGGTGGATAAGCTAGCACTCAAGTCACATCCTGAGGGAGGTTTCTATAAAGAAATATACCGAAGTAAACTCATTCTTGACCATTATGTGTTGCCTAAGCGGTTCAGAGGGGATAGAAGTGCTGCAACAGCCATCTATTATCTTTTGAGAGGAGGAGAGTTTTCAGCCTTTCATAGGATTGGAGCAGATGAGGGATGGCATTTTTATGCAGGTACCACTTCAATGGAAGTTATAGAAATAAAAAGTAATGGATTGCTGAAAAAACATAGGTTAGGCCAGCAGGTAGAAGAAGGAGAGTCGTTTTTTGCTGTAGTTGAAGGAGGTTCGTGGTTTGCGGCAAGGCCTGTGAGCGAGAGTCCTGATGTTTATGCCTTGGTAGGGTGTACGGTAGCACCAGGTTTTCATTTTGATGATTTTGAGCTAGCAATCAGTGAAGACTTGGAACGTACTTATCCACAACATAAGGAGTTAATCAAGGAACTTTGCAGGAGATGA
- a CDS encoding phage holin family protein, producing MTEENSATNSTNGSVEPKGSQNILNHVTKLIEAYLQIFRLELQMTLSDVLTMIAVVVIIGLFATMVAIFISIGMAFLFNHLFDLPTFAGFLFVALFYTILLLVIFKLKKRFRNRLLGLMDATFESISDNFEMKEPEEYL from the coding sequence ATGACTGAAGAGAATTCTGCTACCAACTCCACAAATGGCAGCGTAGAGCCGAAAGGCAGTCAAAATATCCTGAACCACGTCACCAAACTGATTGAAGCGTACTTGCAGATTTTTAGACTGGAGCTGCAAATGACACTTTCCGACGTTCTCACCATGATTGCTGTGGTAGTAATCATTGGCTTGTTTGCTACTATGGTAGCAATCTTTATCAGTATTGGTATGGCGTTTCTTTTCAACCACCTTTTTGATCTACCTACATTTGCTGGGTTCCTGTTTGTTGCACTGTTTTATACTATTCTTCTGCTGGTTATTTTCAAACTCAAGAAAAGGTTCCGAAACAGACTACTTGGTTTGATGGACGCTACCTTTGAAAGCATTTCAGATAATTTTGAGATGAAAGAACCTGAAGAGTATCTTTAA
- a CDS encoding acyl carrier protein, with translation MSEIAEKVTEIIVEKLGVEKSEVTPEASFTNDLGADSLDTVELIMEFEKEFNISIPDDQAESITTVGQAISYLEEHAS, from the coding sequence ATGTCTGAAATCGCAGAAAAAGTAACGGAGATAATCGTAGAGAAACTAGGTGTAGAAAAATCTGAAGTTACTCCTGAAGCAAGCTTCACAAACGATCTTGGAGCAGATTCACTGGATACAGTAGAACTGATCATGGAATTTGAAAAAGAATTCAACATCTCTATTCCAGATGACCAAGCAGAGAGCATTACTACTGTAGGTCAAGCAATCTCTTACCTGGAAGAGCACGCTAGCTAA
- the fabF gene encoding beta-ketoacyl-ACP synthase II — translation MELKRVVVTGLGALTAIGNNLQEYWENLEKGTSGAAPITKFDASKFKTQFACEVKGLNIADHIDRKEARKMDTFTQYAMIVGEEALQDSGLDLDKINRNRAGVIWGSGIGGLQTFQDEVKSYAQGDGTPRFNPFFIPKMIADLSAGHLSMKYGLKGPNYVTVSACASATNAIVDAFNYIRMGKADIFLTGGSEAPVTEAGIGGFNALKALSTRNDDPATASRPFDKDRDGFVMGEGGAALILEELEHAKARGAKIYAEVVGGGMTADAYHLTAPHPEGEGSQRVMEQALEDAGITPEDIQYINVHGTSTPLGDIGEVNAIKRVFGDSAYKLNISSTKSMTGHLLGAAGAVEAVACLLAINKGVIPPTINNFTPDPELDQELNCTLNKAQYRDDIKYVMSNTFGFGGHNVCMVLKKYEE, via the coding sequence ATGGAGCTGAAAAGAGTAGTTGTTACAGGACTTGGCGCGTTGACAGCAATTGGCAACAACCTGCAAGAATACTGGGAAAACCTTGAAAAAGGTACTAGTGGGGCAGCGCCTATCACGAAGTTCGACGCATCTAAATTCAAAACTCAGTTTGCTTGTGAAGTCAAAGGACTGAACATCGCAGACCACATCGACCGTAAGGAGGCTAGAAAAATGGACACTTTCACACAATACGCTATGATCGTAGGTGAGGAAGCTCTCCAAGATTCCGGTCTTGACCTTGACAAGATCAACCGTAACAGAGCTGGCGTTATTTGGGGTTCTGGTATTGGTGGCTTGCAAACTTTCCAAGATGAAGTAAAAAGCTATGCACAAGGAGATGGTACTCCACGCTTCAACCCGTTCTTCATCCCTAAGATGATTGCGGACCTTAGCGCAGGACACCTATCCATGAAATATGGCCTGAAAGGCCCTAACTACGTAACTGTTTCTGCATGTGCTTCGGCTACAAATGCCATCGTAGATGCATTTAACTATATCCGTATGGGCAAGGCAGATATCTTCCTGACAGGTGGTTCTGAAGCCCCTGTTACTGAAGCTGGTATTGGTGGTTTCAATGCATTGAAAGCACTTTCTACAAGAAATGATGATCCAGCTACTGCTTCAAGACCTTTTGACAAAGACCGTGACGGTTTTGTAATGGGTGAAGGTGGTGCTGCATTAATTCTTGAGGAATTGGAGCATGCCAAAGCCAGAGGTGCTAAAATTTATGCAGAAGTTGTAGGTGGCGGTATGACTGCTGACGCTTATCACCTGACTGCACCACATCCAGAAGGAGAAGGTAGCCAGCGTGTAATGGAACAGGCTTTAGAAGATGCAGGCATCACCCCTGAAGATATCCAGTACATCAACGTACATGGTACTTCTACACCACTAGGTGATATTGGAGAGGTAAATGCCATTAAGCGTGTATTCGGAGACTCTGCTTACAAGCTGAACATTAGCTCAACAAAATCTATGACTGGTCACCTATTGGGGGCTGCTGGTGCTGTTGAGGCTGTGGCATGTTTGCTTGCGATCAACAAAGGAGTTATCCCTCCAACCATCAACAACTTCACACCAGATCCTGAACTTGATCAAGAACTGAATTGCACTTTGAATAAGGCTCAATACAGAGACGACATCAAATACGTGATGAGTAACACATTCGGTTTTGGTGGACACAACGTTTGTATGGTTCTGAAAAAATATGAGGAATAG
- the rnc gene encoding ribonuclease III, with protein sequence MKFLLRWFTSYSEKEKQLSEAVKRIIGVKPYNIRLYNLAMQHSSVAAENENIKGFKESNERLEYLGDAILGAIVAEYLFKKYPYKEEGFLTEVRSRIVNRESLNRLAFKIGLNNLVEFEGRKRTGQSHKSIYGDAMEAFIGAIYLDRGFHFTRRYVINNLLQQHYDIDEVVETNTNFKSLIIEWAQKNGHSVEFTMSKPGGHRVGKQFKVNLVVDGEVMATGSGYSKKKAEQDAARKTCELLDIS encoded by the coding sequence TTGAAATTCTTATTACGTTGGTTTACAAGTTACTCTGAAAAGGAAAAACAGCTTTCTGAAGCCGTAAAAAGGATCATCGGAGTAAAGCCATACAATATCCGTCTGTACAATCTGGCCATGCAACACAGTTCTGTTGCTGCCGAGAATGAGAACATCAAGGGATTCAAAGAGTCAAATGAAAGGCTGGAATACTTGGGTGATGCCATCTTGGGGGCAATCGTGGCAGAGTACCTTTTTAAGAAGTACCCTTACAAAGAGGAAGGTTTTCTGACAGAAGTCCGTTCACGAATAGTGAATAGGGAGTCACTCAACAGGCTTGCTTTCAAAATCGGGTTGAATAATCTGGTAGAGTTCGAAGGGCGTAAACGTACTGGTCAAAGCCATAAATCTATTTATGGTGATGCAATGGAGGCTTTTATTGGAGCTATCTATTTGGACAGAGGTTTTCACTTTACTCGCCGATATGTGATCAACAACCTGCTTCAGCAGCATTATGACATTGATGAAGTGGTTGAGACAAATACCAACTTCAAAAGCTTGATTATAGAGTGGGCTCAGAAGAATGGACACTCTGTAGAGTTTACTATGTCAAAACCTGGTGGCCATAGGGTTGGCAAGCAATTCAAGGTCAACCTTGTAGTAGATGGAGAAGTAATGGCGACTGGAAGTGGCTACAGCAAAAAGAAAGCTGAGCAAGACGCTGCCCGCAAAACATGTGAACTACTGGATATATCCTAA
- a CDS encoding sterol desaturase family protein: protein MGILLRILIIVATFLFMEFVAWFTHKYIMHGFLWSWHKSHHTYHNDTFEKNDLFGFVFSIPAIITIVVGSEIESLWFLMYIGFGITAYGIFYVVFHDIIVHRRVKTSFKAKSSYLRRMMRAHYIHHKVHTKEGAEAFGFLYAPKKYEER from the coding sequence ATGGGCATTCTTCTGCGCATACTGATTATCGTTGCCACTTTTCTTTTTATGGAATTCGTAGCTTGGTTTACCCATAAATACATCATGCATGGTTTCCTATGGAGTTGGCACAAATCTCACCACACTTATCACAATGACACGTTTGAAAAGAACGACCTTTTTGGGTTTGTATTCAGCATCCCTGCCATCATCACTATTGTAGTTGGCTCAGAGATCGAATCATTGTGGTTTTTGATGTATATCGGATTTGGCATTACAGCCTATGGCATTTTCTATGTTGTGTTTCACGATATTATCGTACACAGAAGAGTCAAAACCAGCTTTAAGGCAAAGAGTAGTTACCTGCGTAGAATGATGCGAGCACATTATATTCACCATAAAGTACACACCAAAGAAGGCGCTGAAGCTTTCGGTTTCCTTTATGCTCCCAAGAAATACGAAGAACGATAA
- a CDS encoding YkgJ family cysteine cluster protein, with the protein MDLIDKWKSQAKAKSKENQNFLKRLKKSRNSKQIDEWVNEADEEAFERIDCLACANCCKTISPVVTTTDVKRIASALRMKTTEVVETYLKVDHEGDYVMNSQPCPFLGSDNYCSIYEHRPKGCRDYPLTHMRGFTQRPALHHKNTLTCPAVFHVVETLKEKMTK; encoded by the coding sequence ATGGATTTGATCGATAAGTGGAAAAGTCAGGCAAAAGCCAAGTCAAAAGAGAACCAGAACTTCCTCAAAAGGCTTAAGAAGTCACGTAACAGCAAACAAATTGATGAATGGGTGAATGAGGCTGATGAAGAAGCCTTTGAGCGCATAGATTGTTTGGCGTGTGCCAATTGCTGTAAGACGATTAGTCCTGTGGTTACCACTACTGATGTAAAGCGTATTGCTTCTGCTTTAAGAATGAAGACCACAGAAGTGGTTGAAACCTACTTGAAGGTAGATCATGAAGGTGATTATGTAATGAATTCTCAGCCTTGCCCTTTCCTTGGTAGCGACAACTATTGCTCGATCTATGAACATAGACCAAAAGGATGTAGAGATTATCCATTAACCCATATGAGAGGGTTTACACAGCGTCCTGCCTTACATCATAAAAATACCCTTACTTGTCCTGCCGTATTCCATGTAGTGGAGACATTGAAGGAGAAGATGACTAAATAA
- a CDS encoding UDP-2,3-diacylglucosamine diphosphatase: MHLPEGKKVYFASDFHLGTPSHIESRKREDKIVRWLEQVRKDAAHIYLMGDMFDFWFEYSTVVPKGFIRFQGKLAEITDSGIPITFFTGNHDMWIFDYFTKELGIEVVRKPIDVKIAGKSFMLGHGDGLGPGDFFYKILKRIFANKVCQWLFGFIHPNIGIGIANFWSQSSRAKNMKVDEGFYGKEGEWLWVYCNEQEAEQHRDFYVFGHRHLPLDLEVGESSRYVNLGEWLSHYTYAEFDGENLNLLTFEDEPSVSRTNNSMDSRSS, from the coding sequence ATGCACCTTCCTGAAGGAAAGAAAGTGTATTTCGCTTCAGACTTTCACCTTGGTACACCTAGCCATATTGAAAGTAGGAAGCGAGAAGACAAGATAGTTCGTTGGCTGGAGCAGGTTCGTAAAGATGCAGCACATATCTACCTGATGGGGGATATGTTTGACTTCTGGTTCGAGTACAGTACAGTCGTTCCTAAAGGGTTTATCCGTTTTCAAGGAAAATTGGCTGAGATTACAGATTCAGGTATTCCAATTACTTTTTTTACGGGTAACCATGATATGTGGATCTTTGACTACTTTACTAAAGAGCTCGGAATAGAAGTAGTACGTAAGCCAATTGATGTAAAGATTGCAGGTAAGTCTTTTATGTTGGGACATGGAGACGGCTTGGGGCCTGGGGATTTCTTTTACAAAATCCTGAAGCGCATCTTTGCCAATAAAGTGTGCCAATGGCTTTTTGGCTTTATTCATCCCAATATTGGAATCGGTATTGCCAACTTCTGGTCTCAAAGTAGTAGGGCCAAGAATATGAAGGTGGATGAAGGGTTCTACGGCAAAGAAGGTGAGTGGCTTTGGGTTTATTGCAATGAGCAGGAAGCTGAACAACACCGAGACTTTTATGTTTTTGGTCACAGACATTTACCCCTTGATCTTGAAGTTGGTGAAAGTAGCAGGTATGTGAATTTGGGAGAATGGCTTTCACATTATACTTATGCCGAATTTGATGGAGAAAACCTTAACCTTCTTACATTTGAAGATGAGCCTTCTGTTAGCCGTACTAACAACAGTATGGACAGTAGGAGCAGCTAA
- the rplS gene encoding 50S ribosomal protein L19, translating to MSDLLKRVEKDFATNLAKHPDFSAGDTIVVHVRIKEGEKERIQQFQGTVIQRRNSGITETFTVRKISNSVGVERIFPLNSPAIDKIEVLRRGKVRRNRLFYLRGRQGKAAKVKELR from the coding sequence ATGAGCGATTTACTTAAAAGAGTCGAGAAGGACTTTGCAACAAACCTAGCAAAGCACCCTGACTTCAGCGCTGGTGATACTATTGTAGTTCACGTACGAATCAAAGAGGGTGAGAAAGAAAGAATTCAGCAATTCCAAGGTACTGTAATCCAAAGAAGAAACTCTGGTATTACAGAAACTTTCACTGTAAGAAAAATTTCTAACAGTGTTGGTGTTGAAAGAATTTTCCCATTGAACTCTCCTGCGATTGACAAAATCGAAGTGCTGAGAAGAGGTAAAGTAAGAAGAAACAGACTATTCTACCTGAGAGGCCGTCAAGGTAAAGCTGCGAAGGTAAAAGAGTTGCGCTAG
- a CDS encoding patatin-like phospholipase family protein, translating to MRQKLTVFIFIFSFLLSFSSLAQQASDRKTVGVVLSGGGAKGFAHIGVLKVLEEHQIPVDYIVGVSMGAVIGGFYAAGYTVHEIDSMVRRPEFQTWASGKLTPKEEYLFGKRTLGADILNFHMKVDTSFTTKIDATFVNDAALNFALAEHLYKPIKKAGYNFDSLTVPFRCVASEVFTRTPVVLKKGNLAESIRASMAVPLAFRPVKIDGKYLYDGGVLNNLPVNVMEEEFNPDIIIAVNLGAKDLIEEYPFDRADKLVEGANILGPLIMSNRAPEALGEEDVFIGVAVDEFSAADFSLPDTLIRLGELAANAQITEVRKKVGNRVVPPRESKLLDIYTPDKREVSDIEFSGNLTSKQQRYVRKVIKPSSKKEATLNDIRDRYYMLITHDFFRDVLVNIDYDNSKESYKVGLDVSSEKKLLLGLGGNLATRSIGQAFLNAELSLLGKHLHNFYTNFYSGSFYSSVLFQTKMLFPETTPFYLQLGYVYNDWDYGQVSEFFINNNEGVNVKRLDRTIRLELGFNPERRRTLKLTSGVFFNRDEYSRTYVEVVDGVNVPIMIQGKMEYEGWTIGGSYGYSLLNRKLFPSEGRHYMMNLQYFNGNERFKQVNTGTELEKASRNWWMGKWEYEEYFGKKFRWGIYNELVISNAPSFHTLTATTLNMPLYKPLIDSDSWLLEDLRARSYLGAGLIAVYPVVGNLELRGEYHSLWKKGFISELERTPQADFTFELDKSAMERKDIGSFSVVYHTPIGPLSVSANYYDDSHANWSFLINAGLLLYNPKLIQN from the coding sequence ATGAGACAAAAGCTAACCGTTTTTATATTCATTTTTTCTTTCCTTTTATCCTTCTCATCCTTAGCACAACAAGCATCAGACCGTAAAACAGTAGGAGTGGTACTTAGTGGAGGTGGGGCTAAAGGCTTTGCACATATTGGTGTACTTAAGGTATTAGAAGAACACCAGATACCTGTTGATTACATAGTAGGGGTGTCAATGGGAGCCGTAATTGGAGGCTTTTATGCGGCAGGGTATACAGTGCATGAAATTGATAGTATGGTCAGGAGACCTGAGTTTCAGACATGGGCTTCAGGGAAGCTGACACCAAAAGAGGAGTACTTGTTTGGTAAGAGAACCCTAGGTGCTGATATTCTCAATTTCCATATGAAGGTAGATACAAGTTTTACAACTAAAATAGATGCAACTTTTGTAAACGATGCTGCACTCAATTTTGCTTTAGCAGAACACCTCTACAAACCCATCAAGAAAGCAGGCTATAACTTTGATAGCTTGACAGTACCATTTAGGTGTGTTGCATCTGAAGTTTTTACGAGAACGCCTGTTGTGCTTAAGAAAGGTAATCTGGCTGAATCAATTAGGGCATCGATGGCAGTGCCTCTAGCTTTTCGACCTGTTAAGATAGATGGAAAATACCTTTATGATGGTGGAGTGCTAAATAACCTCCCTGTCAATGTCATGGAGGAAGAGTTTAACCCTGATATAATTATTGCGGTAAACCTGGGAGCAAAGGACTTAATAGAAGAGTACCCGTTTGATAGAGCTGATAAGTTGGTGGAAGGGGCTAATATATTAGGCCCCTTGATCATGAGTAATAGGGCTCCTGAAGCGTTGGGGGAAGAAGATGTGTTTATTGGTGTTGCAGTGGATGAATTTTCAGCAGCAGATTTTTCCTTACCTGACACTTTGATCAGGTTGGGTGAGTTGGCGGCAAATGCCCAGATCACAGAAGTCAGAAAAAAAGTAGGAAATAGAGTTGTCCCACCTCGTGAAAGTAAGTTGTTAGATATTTATACACCTGATAAAAGGGAGGTGTCAGATATTGAGTTTAGTGGAAACCTCACCAGTAAGCAGCAGCGTTACGTTCGGAAAGTGATTAAGCCATCAAGTAAGAAAGAAGCAACTTTAAACGATATTCGTGACCGCTACTACATGTTGATTACGCATGATTTCTTTAGGGATGTTCTGGTCAATATTGATTATGATAATAGCAAAGAAAGCTATAAGGTAGGTCTAGATGTGTCTTCGGAAAAGAAACTTCTACTTGGGCTAGGAGGTAATTTGGCTACAAGAAGTATTGGGCAAGCTTTTCTGAATGCGGAGCTGAGTTTATTGGGCAAGCACCTGCATAACTTTTACACTAATTTTTATTCGGGATCTTTCTACAGTTCTGTATTGTTTCAAACCAAGATGCTCTTTCCTGAGACAACCCCATTTTATTTGCAGTTGGGGTACGTTTATAATGATTGGGATTACGGGCAGGTATCTGAATTCTTTATTAACAATAATGAAGGGGTTAATGTAAAAAGGCTTGATAGGACGATTCGTTTGGAACTAGGTTTTAACCCTGAAAGAAGACGTACATTGAAGTTGACCTCAGGTGTGTTTTTCAATAGGGATGAATATAGCAGAACGTATGTGGAAGTTGTGGATGGGGTGAATGTACCTATCATGATTCAGGGTAAAATGGAGTATGAGGGATGGACAATTGGAGGAAGTTATGGTTACAGTCTGCTTAACCGTAAGCTTTTTCCTTCAGAGGGAAGGCACTACATGATGAACCTCCAGTATTTTAATGGCAATGAGCGATTCAAGCAGGTAAATACAGGCACAGAGTTGGAGAAGGCTTCCCGGAATTGGTGGATGGGGAAATGGGAATATGAAGAATATTTTGGCAAAAAGTTTAGATGGGGAATATACAATGAGCTGGTAATATCCAATGCACCTTCATTTCATACCTTAACAGCTACAACTTTAAATATGCCATTGTATAAACCATTAATAGATAGTGATTCTTGGTTGTTGGAAGATTTGAGGGCGAGAAGTTATCTAGGGGCCGGATTGATTGCGGTGTACCCTGTAGTCGGTAATTTGGAGCTAAGGGGCGAATACCATTCATTATGGAAAAAAGGTTTTATCAGTGAGTTGGAGCGTACTCCACAGGCTGATTTTACATTTGAGTTGGATAAGTCAGCGATGGAGAGAAAAGATATTGGAAGCTTCTCTGTGGTGTATCATACGCCGATTGGACCACTAAGTGTATCAGCAAATTATTATGATGACAGCCATGCGAATTGGAGCTTTCTGATTAACGCAGGCTTATTGTTATATAACCCTAAGCTGATCCAAAATTGA
- the metK gene encoding methionine adenosyltransferase, with amino-acid sequence MSYLFTSESVSEGHPDKIADQISDAILDAMLQQDPDSRVACETMVTTGLVVVAGEITTKAYVEIPDIVRETIAKIGYDEDDYQFSADSCGVQVALHSQSPDIAQGVNEGEGIDKEQGAGDQGMMFGYATNETREYMPMALAYSHRLVKELARIRKEGSAVMSYLRPDAKAQVTIEYDDNHKPLRVHTIVVSTQHDPFADEATMLSTIRKDVIEHVIKKVIPVELLDDNTIYHINPTGKFVIGGPHGDAGLTGRKIIVDTYGGKGAHGGGAFSGKDATKVDRSAAYASRHIAKNLVAAGLADEVLVQVSYAIGVAKPVSLNINTYGTAKIDMSDAEISNKVSEIFDMRPRAIVERLGLKNPIFSPTAAYGHMGRDAYKGEVELHHVTIEEDDTKRVEVRSKETKNLEFFTWEKLDYVTQVQEVFGL; translated from the coding sequence ATGTCATACTTATTCACTTCAGAGTCTGTGTCAGAAGGACACCCAGATAAAATTGCGGATCAAATTTCAGATGCGATCCTTGATGCTATGCTACAACAGGACCCGGATTCAAGGGTAGCTTGTGAGACAATGGTGACAACAGGACTAGTAGTAGTGGCTGGCGAAATTACGACAAAGGCATATGTTGAAATCCCTGATATTGTAAGGGAAACAATTGCTAAAATCGGTTATGACGAAGATGACTATCAGTTCTCGGCAGACTCTTGTGGTGTACAGGTGGCATTACATAGCCAATCTCCTGATATTGCACAGGGTGTTAACGAAGGAGAAGGAATAGATAAAGAGCAAGGAGCAGGAGATCAGGGAATGATGTTCGGCTATGCTACCAACGAAACGCGTGAGTACATGCCAATGGCATTGGCTTACTCGCACAGACTGGTAAAGGAATTAGCTAGAATCAGAAAAGAAGGGTCAGCGGTCATGTCATACTTGCGTCCTGATGCAAAGGCTCAGGTTACAATCGAATATGATGACAACCACAAACCATTGAGAGTTCATACGATTGTTGTATCAACTCAGCATGATCCATTTGCAGATGAAGCAACAATGCTTAGCACCATCCGCAAAGATGTTATCGAGCATGTGATTAAGAAAGTGATTCCTGTAGAGTTACTGGATGACAATACAATTTACCATATCAACCCGACTGGTAAGTTTGTGATTGGTGGCCCTCATGGTGATGCTGGTTTGACAGGTAGAAAGATCATTGTAGATACTTACGGTGGAAAAGGAGCTCACGGTGGTGGAGCTTTCTCTGGTAAGGACGCTACTAAAGTGGACCGTTCTGCTGCTTATGCATCTCGTCATATTGCCAAAAACCTTGTGGCTGCTGGCTTAGCAGATGAGGTGTTGGTACAAGTGTCTTATGCTATCGGTGTTGCAAAACCTGTTTCGCTTAACATTAATACATACGGTACTGCTAAAATTGATATGTCTGATGCAGAAATCTCGAACAAAGTTTCTGAAATCTTTGATATGAGACCTCGTGCGATTGTAGAGCGTTTAGGTTTGAAAAACCCTATCTTCTCTCCTACAGCAGCATATGGTCATATGGGACGTGATGCTTACAAAGGAGAAGTAGAACTACACCATGTGACAATTGAAGAGGACGATACAAAGAGAGTAGAAGTGAGAAGCAAGGAAACGAAAAACCTTGAATTCTTCACTTGGGAGAAATTGGATTATGTAACTCAGGTGCAAGAAGTGTTCGGTCTATAA